The Alteromonas gilva genome has a window encoding:
- the wecA gene encoding UDP-N-acetylglucosamine--undecaprenyl-phosphate N-acetylglucosaminephosphotransferase — protein sequence MMSYLQLVPLLTAFVVALVLLVVMTPLAHQFGLVDQPSYRKRHNGLVPLTGGVAIFVAVLVASVLTDVWMKNNPLFFTASSFIVLLGMLDDRFDLSAKGRLVCQFGVASIMAWSAQNYITSLGDIFGFGSVYLGLAGYFFTLICVVGVINAINMIDGIDGLAGGMSLVVLVSVVSLLLLSGNGAAIMEPLVIIAAIVPFLAFNLSLKGFKGNKIFMGDAGSMFVGLTIVWLLVDHTQGENASLRPITGVWLIGLPLMDMAAIMFRRACKGQSVLRPDTKHLHNIFMRAGFSPRRSLVAILLMGAAYCVIGILGEVYKVPDYIMFWGFMALLVVYSTAIMNIWKIIRFVRDTKRTLFQN from the coding sequence ATGATGAGTTATCTTCAGTTAGTTCCGTTGTTAACGGCGTTTGTTGTTGCGCTCGTTTTACTGGTTGTTATGACTCCCCTTGCACACCAGTTTGGACTGGTTGATCAGCCCTCCTATCGTAAGCGTCACAATGGCCTGGTCCCTCTGACCGGCGGCGTAGCGATATTTGTAGCGGTTTTAGTTGCCAGTGTTCTCACTGACGTGTGGATGAAAAACAACCCGCTGTTTTTTACTGCTTCTTCTTTTATTGTGCTGCTAGGTATGCTGGACGATCGGTTTGATCTCAGTGCTAAAGGGCGTCTGGTATGTCAGTTCGGCGTAGCGTCAATCATGGCGTGGAGCGCACAAAACTATATTACATCACTGGGTGATATTTTTGGTTTTGGTTCGGTGTATCTCGGTCTGGCAGGCTATTTTTTCACGCTCATATGCGTTGTAGGGGTTATCAACGCGATTAATATGATTGATGGCATTGATGGTTTAGCCGGTGGTATGAGTCTTGTGGTATTAGTTAGCGTAGTGAGTTTGCTATTGCTGTCTGGCAATGGGGCAGCCATCATGGAACCACTGGTTATCATAGCGGCAATTGTCCCGTTTCTGGCGTTTAATCTCAGTCTGAAAGGATTTAAAGGCAACAAGATCTTCATGGGTGACGCAGGCAGCATGTTTGTCGGCTTAACGATAGTCTGGTTGCTGGTTGATCATACCCAGGGTGAAAACGCGTCGTTGCGACCCATCACGGGTGTCTGGTTGATAGGTCTGCCGTTAATGGATATGGCGGCGATTATGTTTCGCCGTGCCTGCAAAGGTCAGTCTGTATTGCGGCCTGATACCAAGCATCTGCATAATATCTTTATGCGAGCCGGTTTTAGTCCTCGACGCTCATTGGTAGCAATCTTGTTAATGGGCGCTGCTTACTGCGTAATTGGTATTTTAGGGGAAGTGTACAAAGTACCTGATTATATTATGTTCTGGGGGTTCATGGCATTACTCGTTGTGTACAGTACAGCAATCATGAATATATGGAAAATCATTCGTTTCGTGCGTGATACCAAACGAACGTTATTTCAGAACTAA
- a CDS encoding glycosyltransferase yields the protein MTPNFSIKHSRYIVHEVPAIVAMAVYGQDREEWVAQAISSIRQQTYTDFLYVIVIDGEIPQSMYDLIMQHGADDERLVIVQGTVNRGLSSCMNFAIDWSLSLKPQYFFRMDADDVSEVNRLEKQINYLDKHLHVSILGTGLVEINEQNQKVGARVMPQTNRQIKRLLPRRCTINHPTVCIRYNVFTDGYRYNDSLRNTQDYFLWIELASKGYIFCNLKDKLLRFRRVNDFYKRRGLIKSLNEFRARIRAMCELRRLTPYNLFYACFVLGLRMMPSGIIKMAYKLDRHILEKIVKH from the coding sequence TTGACGCCAAATTTTTCAATTAAGCATAGCCGCTATATCGTGCATGAAGTACCCGCTATCGTAGCGATGGCTGTCTACGGTCAGGACCGTGAAGAATGGGTCGCACAAGCAATAAGTAGTATCCGGCAACAGACCTACACTGATTTTTTGTATGTAATCGTTATTGACGGCGAAATTCCCCAGTCGATGTATGATTTGATCATGCAGCACGGCGCCGATGATGAGAGGCTCGTTATTGTCCAGGGAACGGTTAATCGTGGGTTGTCTTCGTGCATGAACTTCGCCATCGATTGGTCTTTGTCCTTAAAACCACAGTATTTTTTTCGCATGGATGCGGATGATGTCTCTGAAGTTAACCGACTCGAAAAACAAATTAATTACCTGGATAAGCATTTACATGTGTCAATTCTGGGCACCGGGTTGGTTGAAATTAATGAGCAAAACCAGAAAGTCGGGGCGCGGGTAATGCCGCAGACCAATCGTCAGATCAAACGTCTGTTGCCTCGCCGTTGTACCATTAATCACCCAACTGTTTGCATTCGTTACAATGTATTCACCGATGGCTACCGCTATAACGATTCGTTGCGTAACACGCAGGATTATTTTTTGTGGATCGAACTGGCGTCAAAAGGGTATATCTTTTGTAATCTCAAAGATAAGTTACTCAGATTTCGCCGGGTAAACGATTTTTATAAGCGCCGCGGACTGATCAAATCGTTAAATGAATTTCGCGCCAGAATTCGCGCTATGTGTGAACTGAGACGCCTTACCCCTTACAATTTGTTTTATGCGTGTTTTGTACTGGGATTGCGTATGATGCCTTCAGGTATTATAAAGATGGCGTATAAGCTCGATCGCCACATACTGGAAAAAATTGTCAAACATTGA